A single region of the Oxyura jamaicensis isolate SHBP4307 breed ruddy duck chromosome 6, BPBGC_Ojam_1.0, whole genome shotgun sequence genome encodes:
- the TSPAN14 gene encoding tetraspanin-14 isoform X1, which translates to MHYYRYSNAEVSCWYKYLLFSYNIVFWLAGVAFLAAGLWAWSEKGVLSDLTKVTGLHGLDPVVLVLVVGIVMFTLGFAGCVGALRENICLLKFFCGTIVFIFLLELAVAVLAVLFQDWVRDRVKEFFENNIKSYRDDIDLQNLIDSLQKINHCCGAQGPDDWDFNIYFNCSSESKSREKCGVPFSCCIPDPAQKVVNTQCGYDVRKKSKSQWDDQIFIKGCILALEAWLPRNIYIVAGVFIAISLLQIFGIFLARTLISDIEAVKAACSYRPWPC; encoded by the exons ctAGCTGGTGTGGCATTCCTCGCAGCTGGACTTTGGGCATGGAGTGAAAAG ggtGTGTTGTCTGATCTAACAAAAGTGACCGGTCTTCATGGTCTGGACCCAGTGGTGCTTGTCTTAGTGGTGGGAATAGTGATGTTTACTTTGGGATTTGCTGGTTGTGTAGGAGCACTGAGAGAAAACATCTGCCTTCTGAAATTT ttttgTGGAACAATTgtgtttatatttctgttgGAGCTGGCAGTGGCAGTTCTGGCTGTCTTGTTCCAGGACTGGGTGAGGGACAGAGTCAAGGAGTTCTTTGAGAATAACATTAAGTCCTACCGAGATGATATTGACCTCCAGAACCTCATTGATTCGCTACAGAAAATA AACCACTGCTGTGGTGCCCAAGGTCCAGATGACTGGGACTTCAACATATACTTTAATTgcagcagtgaaagcaaaagTCGTGAGAAGTGTGGtgttcctttttcctgttgtaTACCTGATCCTGCT CAAAAAGTTGTGAATACACAGTGTGGCTATGATGTCAGAAAGAAG agcaAGAGTCAATGGGATGATCAGATTTTCATAAAAGGCTGTATTCTTGCTCTGGAAGCTTGGTTGCCCCGAAATATCTACATTGTTGCAGGTGTCTTCATAGCTATTTCACTGctgcag atttttgGGATTTTCCTAGCCAGGACATTGATTTCTGATATTGAAGCTGTAAAGGCAG CTTGTTCTTATCGGCCTTGGCCATGTTAA
- the TSPAN14 gene encoding tetraspanin-14 isoform X2, translating to MHYYRYSNAEVSCWYKYLLFSYNIVFWLAGVAFLAAGLWAWSEKGVLSDLTKVTGLHGLDPVVLVLVVGIVMFTLGFAGCVGALRENICLLKFFCGTIVFIFLLELAVAVLAVLFQDWVRDRVKEFFENNIKSYRDDIDLQNLIDSLQKINHCCGAQGPDDWDFNIYFNCSSESKSREKCGVPFSCCIPDPAQKVVNTQCGYDVRKKSKSQWDDQIFIKGCILALEAWLPRNIYIVAGVFIAISLLQIFGIFLARTLISDIEAVKAGNAF from the exons ctAGCTGGTGTGGCATTCCTCGCAGCTGGACTTTGGGCATGGAGTGAAAAG ggtGTGTTGTCTGATCTAACAAAAGTGACCGGTCTTCATGGTCTGGACCCAGTGGTGCTTGTCTTAGTGGTGGGAATAGTGATGTTTACTTTGGGATTTGCTGGTTGTGTAGGAGCACTGAGAGAAAACATCTGCCTTCTGAAATTT ttttgTGGAACAATTgtgtttatatttctgttgGAGCTGGCAGTGGCAGTTCTGGCTGTCTTGTTCCAGGACTGGGTGAGGGACAGAGTCAAGGAGTTCTTTGAGAATAACATTAAGTCCTACCGAGATGATATTGACCTCCAGAACCTCATTGATTCGCTACAGAAAATA AACCACTGCTGTGGTGCCCAAGGTCCAGATGACTGGGACTTCAACATATACTTTAATTgcagcagtgaaagcaaaagTCGTGAGAAGTGTGGtgttcctttttcctgttgtaTACCTGATCCTGCT CAAAAAGTTGTGAATACACAGTGTGGCTATGATGTCAGAAAGAAG agcaAGAGTCAATGGGATGATCAGATTTTCATAAAAGGCTGTATTCTTGCTCTGGAAGCTTGGTTGCCCCGAAATATCTACATTGTTGCAGGTGTCTTCATAGCTATTTCACTGctgcag atttttgGGATTTTCCTAGCCAGGACATTGATTTCTGATATTGAAGCTGTAAAGGCAGGTAATGCCTTCTGA